A window of the Amycolatopsis solani genome harbors these coding sequences:
- a CDS encoding DUF6346 domain-containing protein — MRTSARCCRAAWLGRAELTPGSPATAGFESVPHVRRPSSRKIATQAPAVLVAVLALWSITARGMLQRGPDRPGDAIARVTSCDRVGPVSRGGIGFYWFCTADVTTEERAVRSVRFGLNELTPDDIGKQVPVEGTREFRRAADKLVVWWAIAPGIVFVVGIAAWSVLHRRRRLRHRVSPWQPTTRLVAPTCTLTAGTGTGTGAGGGHSRRKIAPGEWSAQRYWRLAGSIMVAGAVCAVAGSLAGSADAREILVTLGAMGLTAPIWLYFFTPRAYRANVNATAVTISATGIGWHRRDETTFDLGWDEVAEVRLTTIDHDGLVLRVVDLFLVNGRRGDLRGLWQLGAQLGEHRLPGEKGAYRLPEALSDAAARQVREAMLGHRPDRYREFAADLEGAPPTPITRGAT; from the coding sequence ATGCGCACATCCGCGAGGTGTTGCCGGGCGGCGTGGCTTGGAAGGGCTGAGTTGACCCCCGGCAGTCCGGCGACGGCCGGCTTCGAGTCGGTTCCGCATGTCCGGCGCCCGAGCTCGAGGAAGATCGCAACGCAGGCGCCGGCCGTCCTGGTGGCGGTCCTCGCGCTGTGGAGCATCACAGCTCGGGGCATGCTCCAGCGCGGCCCGGATCGACCCGGCGACGCGATTGCGCGGGTCACGTCCTGCGACCGCGTCGGTCCGGTCAGCCGCGGCGGGATCGGCTTCTACTGGTTCTGCACCGCGGACGTGACGACCGAAGAGCGTGCGGTCCGGTCGGTGCGGTTCGGCTTGAACGAGCTGACACCGGACGACATCGGCAAGCAGGTGCCGGTCGAGGGGACGCGGGAGTTCCGGCGAGCCGCCGACAAGCTGGTGGTGTGGTGGGCGATCGCGCCCGGGATCGTTTTCGTCGTCGGCATCGCCGCGTGGTCAGTGCTGCACCGGCGCAGGCGGTTGCGTCATCGCGTCTCGCCGTGGCAGCCGACGACGAGGCTGGTGGCGCCGACCTGCACGCTGACCGCCGGAACTGGAACCGGAACCGGAGCTGGTGGTGGGCATAGCCGCCGGAAGATCGCGCCGGGCGAGTGGTCGGCTCAGCGGTACTGGCGGCTCGCCGGTTCGATCATGGTGGCCGGCGCGGTGTGCGCCGTCGCCGGTTCGCTCGCGGGCTCGGCCGACGCGCGGGAAATCCTCGTCACGCTCGGGGCGATGGGGCTCACAGCGCCGATCTGGCTCTACTTCTTCACCCCGCGTGCCTACCGCGCGAACGTGAACGCCACAGCCGTGACCATTTCGGCCACCGGCATCGGCTGGCACCGCCGCGACGAAACGACGTTCGACCTCGGCTGGGACGAGGTCGCCGAGGTCCGGCTGACGACGATCGACCACGACGGCCTCGTGCTCAGGGTGGTCGATCTGTTTCTCGTCAACGGACGGCGAGGCGATCTGCGGGGCTTGTGGCAGCTCGGTGCCCAACTGGGGGAACACCGCTTGCCTGGCGAGAAGGGGGCGTACCGCTTGCCGGAGGCGTTGAGCGACGCAGCCGCCCGCCAGGTCCGGGAGGCGATGCTCGGTCACCGGCCGGACCGGTACCGCGAGTTCGCGGCGGACCTCGAAGGGGCGCCGCCGACGCCGATCACTCGGGGGGCTACGTGA
- a CDS encoding ribokinase, giving the protein MNSDVLVVGSANADLVVAVDRRPGGGETVLGGDTVLSPGGKGANTAVAAGRLGADVALLGAVGDDPYGRLLLDSLRAAGVDTGLVRTSERPTGIAYITVTPDGENSILVSPGANSSLEPGDVDAVFDGVEVVVLSLEVPLPTVEHAVARAAEQGVKVLLNLSPAAKLSPSTLAKLDVLLVNEHEAAWLTGPGADFGKLLDLGPRAAVVTLGAAGAVVVEAGGLTKVASPRVEAVDTTGAGDAFAGALAASLADGESLVTAAERAVRVAAFSVTRPGAQPSYPTAADLAE; this is encoded by the coding sequence ATGAACTCCGACGTGCTCGTTGTGGGATCCGCCAACGCGGACCTCGTCGTCGCGGTGGATCGGCGGCCGGGTGGTGGGGAGACCGTGCTGGGCGGCGACACCGTGCTCTCGCCGGGTGGCAAGGGCGCCAACACCGCGGTCGCGGCCGGGCGGCTCGGCGCGGACGTCGCGCTGCTCGGCGCCGTCGGCGACGACCCCTACGGCCGGCTGCTGCTCGACTCCCTCCGCGCCGCCGGCGTCGACACCGGGCTCGTGCGCACCAGCGAGCGGCCGACCGGGATCGCCTACATCACCGTCACCCCGGACGGCGAAAACTCGATCCTCGTCTCCCCCGGCGCCAACTCGAGCCTGGAGCCCGGTGACGTCGACGCCGTCTTCGACGGGGTGGAGGTCGTGGTCCTCTCGCTCGAGGTGCCGTTGCCGACCGTCGAGCACGCCGTCGCGCGGGCCGCCGAACAGGGCGTCAAGGTGCTGTTGAACCTGTCGCCCGCGGCGAAGCTTTCGCCGTCGACGCTGGCCAAGCTCGACGTCCTGCTGGTCAACGAGCACGAAGCCGCGTGGCTGACCGGGCCCGGCGCCGACTTCGGCAAGCTGCTCGACCTCGGGCCGCGGGCCGCCGTCGTCACGCTCGGCGCGGCCGGCGCGGTCGTCGTCGAAGCCGGTGGACTGACCAAGGTCGCGTCGCCGCGGGTCGAGGCCGTCGACACCACCGGCGCCGGGGACGCCTTCGCGGGTGCGCTCGCCGCGTCTCTCGCCGACGGCGAAAGCCTGGTCACGGCGGCCGAGCGCGCGGTGCGGGTCGCCGCGTTCAGCGTGACGCGGCCCGGGGCGCAGCCGTCCTACCCGACCGCCGCCGATCTGGCGGAATGA